In Zea mays cultivar B73 chromosome 7, Zm-B73-REFERENCE-NAM-5.0, whole genome shotgun sequence, the following proteins share a genomic window:
- the LOC100274319 gene encoding ornithine decarboxylase codes for MGGGSRMQTVLLAPGVKDKKLLSYTRRNALKEKDAVTDLIRSIIATSSPVQRTAFHVFRIDNVLELYSAWRRGLPDVRPYYAVKCNPEPALLGALAELGAGFDCASRAEIEAVLALGVPPSSIIYANPCKSEPHLEYAAAAGVNLTTYDTEEEVAKVKRCHPRCELLLRLKGPDGSETTCDLGTKYGARADEVVPLLRAVQRAGVTVAGVSFHVGSPVARVGVYRAAIEAARAAFDEAAALGMPPMRVLDIGGGFTAGASFDDAAAVINDALARSFGDLPCVEVIGEPGRYFCETAFTLAARVIGKRTRGEVREYWIDDGLYGSLNNILMDHKVPRPRPLATPRPGDRTHTSTVFGPTCDSQDEVVTGYQLPEMSVGDWLVFDNMGAYSTGSGSKFNGFDTSEIKIYVAYSS; via the coding sequence ATGGGTGGAGGCAGCCGCATGCAGACCGTGCTGTTGGCCCCGGGCGTTAAGGACAAGAAGCTGCTCTCCTACACCCGCCGCAACGCGCTCAAGGAAAAGGACGCCGTCACCGACCTCATCCGCTCCATCATCGCCACGTCCAGCCCCGTCCAGCGGACCGCCTTCCACGTCTTCCGCATTGACAACGTCCTCGAGCTCTACTCGGCCTGGCGCCGCGGCCTCCCCGACGTGCGCCCCTACTACGCCGTCAAGTGCAACCCGGAGCCGGCGCTCCTCGGCGCCCTCGCGGAGCTCGGCGCCGGGTTCGACTGCGCCAGCCGCGCCGAGATCGAGGCCGTGCTCGCGCTCGGCGTCCCGCCCAGCAGCATCATCTACGCCAACCCCTGCAAGTCCGAGCCGCACCTAGAGTACGCCGCCGCGGCCGGCGTCAACCTCACCACCTACGACACCGAGGAGGAGGTCGCCAAGGTCAAGCGCTGCCACCCGAGGTGCGAGCTCCTGCTCCGCCTCAAGGGCCCCGACGGCAGCGAGACCACGTGCGACCTAGGCACCAAGTACGGCGCGCGCGCCGACGAGGTGGTGCCGCTCCTGCGCGCCGTCCAGCGCGCGGGGGTCACCGTGGCCGGCGTCTCCTTCCACGTCGGGAGCCCCGTGGCCCGCGTCGGCGTGTACCGCGCCGCCATCGAGGCCGCCCGCGCCGCGTTCGACGAGGCCGCCGCCCTCGGCATGCCCCCCATGCGCGTCCTCGACATCGGCGGCGGGTTCACGGCCGGCGCCAGCTTCGACGACGCCGCGGCCGTCATCAACGACGCCCTCGCGCGCTCCTTCGGCGACCTGCCGTGCGTCGAGGTCATCGGCGAGCCGGGCCGCTACTTCTGCGAGACCGCGTTCACCCTCGCCGCGCGCGTCATCGGCAAGCGCACGCGCGGCGAGGTGCGCGAGTACTGGATCGACGACGGCCTCTACGGCTCGCTCAACAACATACTCATGGACCACAAggtcccgcgcccgaggccgctgGCCACCCCGCGCCCCGGCGACAGGACGCACACGTCCACGGTTTTCGGCCCGACGTGCGACTCCCAGGACGAGGTGGTCACCGGCTACCAGCTGCCCGAGATGAGCGTCGGCGACTGGCTCGTCTTCGACAACATGGGCGCCTACTCCACAGGTTCCGGCTCCAAGTTCAACGGCTTCGACACGTCGGAGATTAAGATCTACGTCGCCTACTCCAGCTGA